From Eriocheir sinensis breed Jianghai 21 chromosome 16, ASM2467909v1, whole genome shotgun sequence, a single genomic window includes:
- the LOC126999131 gene encoding adhesive plaque matrix protein-like, whose amino-acid sequence MPQDTQPQDTQPQDTQSQEPQNPDTHPQTLSPLALSIKTLSPLTLNPKPLSPKTLSLQTLSTQTLSPKTLSRKTLNPHPKTLSPQTLSPKPLSPKPLSPKPLSTQTLSPKTLSPKTISPHTLSPKTLSPKTLSPNTLSPQHPQPPDTQSQTSQPPDTQPPDTHHSAPSYSAPDTQPEYTQPQPLSPQTLNSKALSPQTFSPQTLSPQTLSPHIISPQILSPQTLSPKRRSLKTLSPQTLSPKTRSLKTLSPQTLILQTLSPQRLSPQPHSPQKLSPKTLSLQTLSPTTLSPKTLSSQTLSPQTLSPQTISPQTLSPQTLSDKTRSLKTYSPQTLSPQTLSPQRLIPQPLSPQTLSPQTLSLQTLRPTTLSPKTLSLKPLSPHTISPQTLTPQQLSPKTLSPQTLNPQTLSPQTLSPKTCSLKTFSPQPLSPQTLSLQTLSLQTFSPQRLSPQPLSPQTLSLKTLSLQTLSPTTLSPKILSSQRLSPQTLSPQPISPQTLSPQTLSDKTRSLKTYSPQTLRPQTLGPQRLIPQPLSPQTLSPQTLSLQTLRPTTLSPKTLSSQSLSPQTLSPKTLNPQTPLGIQHPDTQSPAIQPPATQPPGTQPPDTHPQAIQPQDTQPPDT is encoded by the exons atgccccaagacactcagccccaagacactcagccccaagacactcagtcCCAAGAACCTCAGAatccagacactca cccccagacactcagccccctGGCACTGAGCatcaagacactcagccccctgACACTCAACCCCAagccactcagccccaagacactcagcctcCAGACACTCAGcacccagacactcagccccaagacactcagccgcAAGACACTCAaccccca ccccaagacactcagccctcAAACACTCAGCCCCAAGCCACTCAGCCCCAAGCCACTCAGCCCCAAGCCACTCAGcacccagacactcagccccaagacactcagccccaagacaatCAGCCCCcacacactcagccccaagacactcagccccaagacacttaGCCCCAACACACTCAGCCCCCAACACCCTCAGCCTCCAGACACTCAGTCCCAAACATCTCAGCcaccagacactcagcccccagacactca ccactcagcccccagctACTCAGCCCCAGACACTCAGCCCGAATACACTCagccccagccactcagcccccaaACACTCAACTCCAAGGCACTCAGCCCCCAGACAttcagcccccagacactcagccctcAGACACTCAGCCCTCATATAATCAGCCCCCAGATACTCAGCCCTcaaacactcagccccaagaGACGCAGCctcaagacactcagcccccagacactcagccccaagacacgcAGCctcaagacactcagcccccagacactcatCCTCCAAACACTCAGCCCCCAGAGACTCAGCCCTCAGCCACACAGCCCCCAGAAACTCAGTCCCAAGACACTCAGCCTCCAAACACTCAGCCCCacgacactcagccccaagacactcagctcCCAGACACTCAGCCCTCAGACACTCAGCCCTCAGACaatcagcccccagacactcagcccccaaACACTCAGCGACAAGACACGCAGCCTCAAGACATacagcccccagacactcagccctcAAACACTCAGCCCACAGAGACTCATCcctcagccactcagcccccagacactcagtCCCCAGACACTCAGCCTCCAAACACTCAGACCCacgacactcagccccaagacactcagcctaAAACCACTCAGCCCTCATACaatcagcccccagacactcacCCCCCAAcaactcagccccaagacactcagccctcAGACACTCAacccccagacactcagcccccaaacactcagccccaagacgtGCAGCCTTAAGACATTCAGCcctcagccactcagcccccagacactcagtCTCCAGACACTCAGCCTCCAAACATTCAGCCCCCAGAGACTCAGCcctcagccactcagcccccagacactcagtCTCAAGACACTCAGCCTCCAAACACTCAGCCCCacgacactcagccccaagataCTCAGCTCCCAGAGACTCAGCCCTCAGACACTCAGCCCTCAGCCaatcagcccccagacactcagcccccaaACACTCAGCGACAAGACACGCAGCCTCAAGACATacagcccccagacactcagaCCCCAAACACTCGGCCCACAGAGACTCATCcctcagccactcagcccccagacactcagtCCCCAGACACTCAGCCTCCAAACACTCAGACCCACGACACTCAGCCCAAAGACACTCAGCTCCCAGtcactcagcccccagacactcagcccaAAGACACTCAACCCCCAGACA CCTCTAGGCATTCAGCACCCAGACACTCAGTCCCCAGCCATtcagcccccagccactcagcccccaggcactcagcccccagacactcatCCCCAAGCCATTCAACCCCAAGAtactcagcccccagacacttAG
- the LOC126999132 gene encoding LOW QUALITY PROTEIN: adhesive plaque matrix protein-like (The sequence of the model RefSeq protein was modified relative to this genomic sequence to represent the inferred CDS: deleted 1 base in 1 codon): MPNDTNKAAKKSRHTPPPKDTKPQDTLPPATHPPATQPPATQPPATQPQATQPQDTQPSDTRPQTLSPQTISPQTLSPKTLSPKTLSPKTLSTKTLSPKPLSPKTLSLQTLSTQTLSTQTLSPKTLSRKTLNPQPLSQKTLSPQTLSPKTLSRKTLNPQPLSQKTLSPQTLSPKTLSAQTLSPKTLSPKPLSPKPLSPKTLSTQTLSPKTISPKTISPHTLSPKTLSPKTLSPKTFSPQDTQPPDTQPQASQPPDTQPPDTQHPDNQPQDTQPQDTQPQDTQPQDTQPQDTQPQDTQPQDTQPPDTQPQDTQPKTLSPKTLSPKTLSPKTLSPKTLSTPSHSAPRHSARRHSAPRHSAPRHSAPRHSAPRHSAPKHSAPSHSAPSHSASRHSAPRHSAPRHSPLSPQTLSPQTLSPQALSIKTLSPLTLNPKPLSPKTLSLQRLSTQTLSTQTLSRKTLNPHPQTLSPQTLSPHIISPQILSPQTLSPKTRSLKTLSPQTLILQTLSPQRLSPQPHSPQKLSPKTLSLQTLSPTTLSPKTLSSQTLSPQTLSPQTISPQTLSPQTLSDKTRSLKTYSPQTLSPQTLSPQRLIPQPLSPQTLSPQTLSLQTLRPTTLSPKTLSLKPLNTQPPNTQPQDVQPQDIQPSATQPPDTQSPDTQPPNIQPPETQPSATQPSDTQSQDTQPPNTQPHDTQPQDTQLPDTQPSDTQPSVNQPPYTQPPNTQRQDTQPQDIQPPDTQTPNTRPTETHPSATQPPDTQSPDTQPPNTQTHDTQSKDTQLPVTQPPDTQPIDTQPPDNTQPPATQPPATQLPNTQPQYNQPQDNQPQDTQPPDTQPPATDHSAPRHSARRHSGPRHSAPRHSAPRHSAPRHSAPKHSAPSHSAPSHSASRHSAPRHSAPRHSAARHSTPSHSAKRHSAPRHSAPRHSSLKHSAPRHSAPSHSAPSHSAPRHSAPRHSAPRHSAPRQSAPTHSAQRHSAQRHSAPRHSAPKTLSLQTLSPKHLSHQTPRHSAPRHSAPRHLGPRHSAPRHSAPRHSAPRHSAPRHSAPKTLSPQTLSPKKLSPQTLSPQTLSTQTLSPKTLSPKTLSPRTPRTKTLTPQTLTPRHSAPKHSTLVQSAARQSAPRNSARRHSAPSH; encoded by the exons ATGCCGAATGACACTAACAAGGCGGCGAAGAAGTCAAGGCACACCCCTCCGCCCAAAGACACAAAGCCCCAAGACACTCTGCCCCCAGCCACTCATcctccagccactcagcccccagccactcagcccccagccactcagccccaagCCACTcaaccccaagacactcagccctcAGACACTCGGCCCCAGACACTCAGCCCGCAGACaatcagcccccagacactcagccccaagacactcagccccaagacactcagccccaagacactcagcaccaaaacactcagccccaagccactcagccccaagacactcagcctcCAGACACTCAGCACCCAGACACTCAGcacccagacactcagccccaagacactcagccgcAAGACACTCAacccccagccactcagccaaaagacactcagcccccagacactcagccccaagacactcagccgcAAGACACTCAacccccagccactcagccaaaagacactcagcccccagacactcagccccaagacactcagcgctcaaacactcagccccaagacactcagccccaagccactcagccccaagccactcagccccaagacactcagcacccagacactcagccccaagacaatCAGCCCCAAGACAATCAGCCCCCACACACTCAGCCcaaagacactcagccccaagacactcagccccaagacattcagcccccaagacactcagccaccagacactcagccccaagcaTCTCAGCcaccagacactcagcccccagacactcagcaCCCAGACaatcagccccaagacactcagccccaagacactcagccccaagacactcagccccaagacactcagccccaagacactcagccccaagacactcagccccaagacactcagcccccagacactcagccccaagacactcag cccaagacactcagccccaagacactcagccccaagacactcagccccaagacactcagccccaagacactc TCAACCCCaagccactcagcccccagacactcagcccgcagacactcagcccccagacactcagccccaagacactcagccccaagacactcagccccaagacactcagcacCAAAACACTCAGCCCCAAGCCACTCAGCCCCAAGCCACTCAGCCTCCAGACACTCAGcacccagacactcagccccaagacactca ccactcagcccccagacactcagcccccagacactcagcccccaggCACTGAGCatcaagacactcagccccctgACACTCAACCCCAagccactcagccccaagacactcagcctcCAGAGACTCAGCACCCAGACACTCAGCACCCAGACACTCAGCCGCAAGACACTCAaccccca cccccagacactcagccctcAGACACTCAGCCCTCATATAATCAGCCCCCAGATACTCAGCCCCcaaacactcagccccaagacacgcAGCctcaagacactcagcccccagacactcatCCTCCAAACACTCAGCCCCCAGAGACTCAGCCCTCAGCCACACAGCCCCCAGAAACTCAGTCCCAAGACACTCAGCCTCCAAACACTCAGCCCCacgacactcagccccaagacactcagctcCCAGACACTCAGCCCTCAGACACTCAGCCCTCAGACaatcagcccccagacactcagcccccaaACACTCAGCGACAAGACACGCAGCCTCAAGACATacagcccccagacactcagccctcAAACACTCAGCCCACAGAGACTCATCcctcagccactcagcccccagacactcagtCCCCAGACACTCAGCCTCCAAACACTCAGACCCACGACACTCAGCCCAAAGACACTCAGCCTAAAACCACTCA acactcagcccccaaacactcagccccaagacgtGCAGCCTCAGGACATTCAGCcctcagccactcagcccccagacactcagtCTCCAGACACTCAGCCTCCAAACATTCAGCCCCCAGAGACTCAGCCCTCAGCCACTCAGCCCTCAGACACTCAGTCTCAAGACACTCAGCCTCCAAACACTCAGCCCCacgacactcagccccaagataCTCAGCTCCCAGACACTCAGCCCTCAGACACTCAGCCCTCAGTCAATCAGCCCCCATACACTCAGCCCCCAAACACTCAGCGACAAGACACGCAGCCTCAAGACATacagcccccagacactcagaCCCCAAACACTCGGCCCACAGAGACTCATCcctcagccactcagcccccagacactcagtCCCCAGACACTCAGCCTCCAAACACTCAGACCCACGACACTCAGTCCAAAGACACTCAGCTCCCAGtcactcagcccccagacactcagcccaTAGACACTCAACCCCCAGACA acactcagcccccagcaactcagcccccagccactcagctCCCAAACACTCAACCGCAGTACAATCAGCCGCAAGACaatcagccccaagacactcagcccccagacactcagcccccagccactGA CCACTCAGCTCCCAGACACTCAGCCCGCAGACACTCAGgccccagacactcagccccaagacactcagccccaagacactcagccccaagacactcagcacCAAAACACTCAGCCCCAAGCCACTCAGCCCCAAGCCACTCAGCCTCCAGACACTCAGcacccagacactcagccccaagacactcagccgcAAGACACTCAacccccagccactcagccaaaagacactcagcccccagacactcagccccaagacactcatcGCTcaaacactcagccccaagacactcagccccaagccactcagccccaagccactcagcccccagacactcagcacccagacactcagccccaagacactcagccccaagacaatCAGCCCCCACACACTCAGCCCAAAGACACTCAGCCcaaagacactcagccccaagacattcagcccccaagacactcagcctccagacactcagccccaagcaTCTCAGCCACCAGACCCCAAGACattcagccccaagacactcagccccaagacacttaggccccagacactcagccccaagacactcagccccaagacactcagcccccagacactcagcccccagacactcagcccccaagacactcagcccccagacactaAGCCCCAAGAaactcagcccccagacactcagcccccagacactcagcacccagacactcagccccaagacacttaGCCCTAAGACACTCAGCCCCCGGACACCCAGAACCAAGACACTCACCCCTCAGACACTCacccccagacactcagcccccaaACACTCAACCCTAGTACAATCAGCCGCAAGACAATCAGCCCCAAGAAACTCAGCCCgcagacactcagcccccagccactGA